A genomic window from Ilyobacter polytropus DSM 2926 includes:
- a CDS encoding SLC13 family permease — translation MNTFTLGICIFLFTYYLIITEKIPHTLSALLGGVLMVILKILPSEKAFHSIDLNVIFLLIGMMIIVHITSESGLFQWVAINIAKSVRGEPFPLMLLLMVITALFSALLDNVTTILLLGPVTILITEELKIDSIPFLIAEVIASNIGGTATLIGDPPNILIGSASKLTFNEFAINLSPIALIILVVTIINFKFIFGNKMKVSNVLKAKIMDIDASRALRDKNLMITSLSVLLFVFIGFLTHSITHIEPAFIAFGGAVVLMIVTKKDVEEIFKTIEWKTLFFFIGLFIMVEGIVEIGAIDILANRALTFTGGDLPKTSILILWMSAIISSVVDNIPYTATLIPMIKTGLIPNIATSHPEISLQVIRYSLWWALALGACLGGNGTLIGASANVVAAGIASKSGKNLSFMKFTKYGSLIMIESLLLSTLYLWFRFFR, via the coding sequence ATGAACACTTTTACACTGGGAATTTGTATTTTTCTTTTTACTTATTACCTCATAATAACTGAAAAAATACCCCATACCCTTTCTGCACTGTTAGGTGGTGTGCTTATGGTTATTTTGAAGATTTTACCTTCAGAAAAGGCCTTTCATTCCATTGATCTAAATGTTATTTTTCTTTTGATCGGTATGATGATAATTGTCCATATAACATCTGAATCGGGTTTATTTCAATGGGTTGCCATTAACATTGCAAAGAGTGTAAGAGGGGAGCCCTTTCCATTGATGCTTTTACTCATGGTAATAACAGCTTTATTTTCAGCCCTTTTAGACAACGTTACTACGATTTTACTACTAGGCCCTGTAACCATACTGATAACTGAGGAGTTGAAAATTGACTCTATTCCATTTCTTATAGCAGAAGTTATCGCTTCTAATATTGGTGGAACTGCCACACTCATTGGAGATCCTCCGAATATTCTCATTGGAAGTGCTTCTAAATTAACTTTCAATGAATTTGCAATTAATTTATCACCTATAGCATTAATTATACTCGTAGTCACAATTATTAATTTTAAATTTATTTTTGGGAATAAAATGAAGGTATCTAATGTTTTGAAAGCCAAAATTATGGATATTGATGCAAGCAGAGCTCTCAGGGACAAAAATCTTATGATAACATCTTTATCAGTTCTTTTATTTGTTTTTATAGGGTTCCTGACCCACTCCATAACTCATATTGAGCCTGCATTTATAGCCTTTGGGGGTGCAGTTGTCCTTATGATAGTTACTAAAAAAGACGTGGAAGAGATTTTTAAGACTATAGAATGGAAAACTTTATTCTTTTTTATAGGTCTTTTCATTATGGTAGAAGGTATCGTAGAAATAGGTGCTATCGATATTTTAGCTAACAGGGCATTAACTTTCACAGGAGGTGACCTTCCCAAAACATCTATCCTAATTCTATGGATGTCGGCAATAATATCATCCGTTGTAGATAATATACCCTATACAGCCACTCTTATTCCTATGATTAAGACAGGACTGATACCAAACATTGCAACTTCACATCCTGAGATATCTCTTCAAGTAATTAGATATTCTCTCTGGTGGGCTCTGGCTTTAGGAGCTTGTCTCGGTGGTAATGGTACACTAATCGGAGCTTCTGCCAATGTTGTAGCTGCTGGAATAGCATCAAAAAGTGGAAAAAACCTTTCATTTATGAAGTTCACCAAATATGGATCTCTTATAATGATAGAGTCTCTATTACTCAGCACTTTATATCTTTGGTTTAGGTTTTTTAGATAG
- a CDS encoding ABC transporter permease, whose amino-acid sequence MDKRWERVPKEALEKEKVVRPSLTYWQDAWRRLKQNKLSMIGLVTIVLLFILAIFGPIISKFSYEDQNLNLGNIPPRFEIYKVDADNFVYVHSEYKLISVSEKGELFDMILPSKEDIPNLKKEYEIDGNKVVLDFKNARNAKKNPNIKKFQIFVNDSEIQPLKKVFNKTYYFGSDSFGRDLFIRVLYGARISLTVAVMATLVNFFVGILYGGISGYVGGRIDSFMMRFIDLISTIPLLLYVILLMVIIAPGLKTIILAMGITYWVNMARIVRGQALSIKGHEYVLAARTLGASNTRILVRHIIPNAMGPIIVSLTMMIPSAIFTESFLSFIGLGVSAPQASWGTLASDALGGLRSYPYQLIFPSLAISITMLAFNFLGDGLRDALDPRLRK is encoded by the coding sequence ATGGATAAAAGATGGGAAAGGGTCCCTAAAGAGGCCCTTGAAAAAGAAAAAGTAGTCAGACCCAGTCTTACTTACTGGCAGGATGCCTGGAGAAGACTAAAACAAAACAAACTTTCTATGATTGGTCTAGTTACAATAGTCTTATTGTTTATTTTAGCTATCTTTGGACCAATAATTTCAAAATTCAGTTATGAGGATCAGAATCTAAATCTTGGAAACATACCTCCTAGATTTGAAATTTACAAAGTTGACGCCGATAATTTTGTTTATGTCCATTCAGAATACAAGCTTATCTCAGTTTCTGAAAAGGGAGAATTGTTTGATATGATTCTTCCGTCAAAAGAAGATATTCCAAATTTGAAAAAAGAATATGAAATCGACGGAAATAAAGTTGTTTTGGATTTTAAGAATGCCAGAAACGCGAAAAAAAATCCAAATATTAAAAAATTTCAAATATTTGTAAATGATTCTGAAATACAGCCGCTGAAGAAAGTCTTTAATAAGACCTATTATTTCGGAAGTGATTCCTTTGGAAGAGATCTTTTTATAAGAGTTCTTTACGGAGCTAGAATCTCTCTTACAGTTGCTGTTATGGCTACACTGGTAAACTTTTTTGTAGGTATACTCTATGGTGGTATTTCAGGATATGTCGGAGGAAGAATAGATTCATTCATGATGAGATTTATAGACTTGATAAGTACTATACCTCTTCTTCTTTATGTAATTCTTCTGATGGTAATAATAGCGCCGGGTCTCAAAACTATTATTTTGGCCATGGGTATCACTTATTGGGTAAATATGGCAAGAATAGTAAGAGGACAAGCACTTTCTATCAAGGGACACGAGTATGTTCTTGCAGCTAGGACTTTAGGGGCTAGTAATACGAGAATATTAGTAAGGCATATTATTCCAAATGCCATGGGACCTATTATTGTTTCACTGACAATGATGATCCCTAGCGCAATTTTTACGGAATCATTCCTTAGTTTTATCGGTCTTGGAGTATCAGCTCCTCAAGCTTCTTGGGGAACTCTTGCAAGTGATGCCTTAGGTGGATTAAGGTCATATCCTTATCAACTTATATTTCCTTCCTTGGCAATTAGTATAACTATGCTTGCATTCAATTTTCTAGGAGACGGACTGCGTGATGCACTAGATCCTAGATTACGTAAATAA
- a CDS encoding YegS/Rv2252/BmrU family lipid kinase yields MKRARLIYNPYSGENYIVKHLDTIFKVYQKKGYTIDAFRISYEANIEDAFKDIGGEYNHIIIAGGDGTVNQIINIMKKTGIDLPVAILPTGTANDFATCLGMPKDISEACQQILSSNVKLIDLGKVNDTYFVNVASTGLFTDVSQKTNVNLKNTMGKLAYYFSGIIEIPNFKRLQITVESKELKYTGHSLIIFAFNGKSAGNIDIAYKSQLDDGLLDIVIVKAEIMTETLLSFFKFLKKEHLENPKGVIHFKTNRLSLKCNESISTDLDGEKGPDFPLDIQCIKNGLKILGYAN; encoded by the coding sequence ATGAAAAGGGCAAGGTTAATATACAACCCATATTCTGGTGAAAATTATATAGTGAAGCATTTAGATACTATTTTTAAAGTTTATCAGAAAAAGGGATATACCATTGATGCTTTCAGAATAAGCTATGAAGCTAATATAGAAGATGCATTCAAGGATATTGGAGGTGAATACAACCACATAATCATAGCAGGTGGGGATGGGACAGTAAATCAAATAATTAATATAATGAAAAAAACAGGTATTGACTTACCTGTTGCCATACTTCCAACTGGCACTGCCAATGATTTTGCAACCTGTCTGGGAATGCCAAAAGATATATCTGAAGCCTGCCAACAGATCCTCAGTTCTAATGTTAAACTAATCGACCTTGGAAAAGTAAACGATACTTATTTTGTAAATGTTGCCAGTACAGGCTTATTCACAGATGTTTCCCAAAAGACAAATGTCAATCTTAAGAACACAATGGGAAAATTGGCATATTATTTCAGTGGTATTATAGAGATCCCAAATTTCAAGAGACTTCAGATAACAGTTGAATCTAAAGAACTAAAATATACAGGCCACTCGCTTATTATATTTGCTTTCAACGGAAAAAGTGCTGGAAATATTGATATTGCCTATAAGTCTCAGCTAGATGACGGACTTTTGGATATTGTCATAGTAAAGGCAGAAATAATGACCGAAACCCTTTTATCCTTTTTTAAGTTTTTAAAAAAAGAGCATCTTGAAAATCCTAAGGGAGTAATACACTTCAAAACTAACCGATTATCTCTAAAGTGCAATGAATCTATCTCCACAGATTTAGACGGAGAAAAAGGTCCTGATTTTCCTCTTGACATACAATGCATAAAAAACGGCTTAAAAATATTGGGGTATGCAAACTAA
- a CDS encoding peptide ABC transporter substrate-binding protein: MKKRFMMLGILILSLLMVACGGKKEASTGKDTEQVLVFNLGAEPKTVDPQLNSATDGGIVINNTFEGLMRMNNEGMPVPATAESYEVSEDGKVYTFHIREGAKWSDGQPVKAGDFEYAWKRALDPAVASEYSFQLYYIQGAQEYFEGNASADDVAVKSIDDKTLEVTLVGPTPYFLALTTFYTYMPVREDVVTQKPEGWAKDTTIAVSNGPFVISEYSPSDKIILLPNENYWNRENVKLDKIIFEEIVDNTTALTAYENGELDILRDGEVPQQDIPRLQLEDPTFSIAPFLGTYYYIFNVDKEPTDDVNVRKALTYAIDRKAITEQVAKGGQLPATGFVPNGLFDSEGRDFRATAGDFDISVTADIEKAKEYLAKAGYPNGEGFPKLTVVYNTSEGHKAIAEAVQEMWKKNLGIDVELMNQEWAVFQDTRHVGNFEIARAGWIGDYADPMTFLDLWTSYSGNNDAQWKWTTNEKKFASNKKYDALIEKSKVTQGTERDALLYEAEKILMDEMITMPIYYYTGPMMVQEYVKGWERDILGTWYFGNAEMVK, encoded by the coding sequence TTGAAGAAAAGATTTATGATGTTAGGAATTCTAATCTTATCACTTCTCATGGTAGCATGCGGTGGTAAAAAAGAAGCGTCAACAGGAAAAGATACAGAGCAAGTGCTTGTATTCAACCTTGGAGCTGAACCAAAAACTGTAGATCCACAGCTAAACTCAGCAACTGACGGAGGTATCGTTATCAACAATACTTTCGAAGGTCTTATGAGAATGAATAATGAAGGGATGCCAGTTCCTGCAACTGCAGAGTCATACGAGGTATCTGAAGACGGTAAAGTATATACATTCCATATCAGAGAAGGGGCCAAATGGTCTGACGGTCAGCCTGTAAAGGCAGGAGACTTTGAGTATGCATGGAAGAGAGCCCTTGACCCTGCAGTTGCCTCAGAATATTCTTTCCAACTTTACTATATTCAAGGTGCTCAAGAATACTTTGAAGGAAATGCTTCTGCAGATGATGTAGCAGTAAAATCAATCGACGATAAGACTTTAGAAGTTACACTTGTTGGTCCTACTCCATATTTCCTTGCTCTTACTACATTCTACACTTACATGCCTGTAAGAGAAGACGTAGTTACCCAGAAACCTGAAGGATGGGCAAAAGATACAACTATCGCTGTTTCAAACGGACCTTTTGTAATTAGCGAGTACAGCCCTTCTGATAAGATAATTCTTCTTCCTAATGAAAACTACTGGAACAGAGAAAATGTAAAATTAGATAAAATAATTTTCGAAGAGATAGTCGACAATACTACAGCTCTTACCGCCTATGAAAATGGAGAACTTGACATCCTTAGAGATGGAGAAGTGCCACAGCAGGATATACCTAGACTTCAGCTTGAAGACCCTACTTTCTCTATAGCTCCATTCTTGGGAACTTATTACTATATTTTCAACGTAGACAAGGAACCAACTGATGACGTAAATGTAAGAAAAGCCCTTACATACGCTATCGACAGAAAGGCAATCACAGAACAAGTAGCAAAAGGCGGACAGCTTCCTGCTACAGGATTCGTTCCAAATGGTCTTTTTGATTCAGAAGGAAGAGACTTCAGAGCTACTGCTGGAGATTTTGATATCAGTGTAACTGCAGATATCGAAAAAGCTAAAGAATATCTTGCTAAAGCCGGATACCCTAACGGAGAAGGATTCCCTAAACTTACTGTAGTTTACAATACTTCTGAGGGACACAAGGCAATAGCTGAAGCTGTACAGGAGATGTGGAAGAAAAACCTTGGAATAGACGTAGAGCTTATGAACCAAGAGTGGGCTGTATTCCAAGACACTAGACACGTTGGTAACTTTGAGATTGCAAGAGCAGGATGGATAGGAGATTATGCTGACCCTATGACATTCCTTGATCTATGGACATCTTATTCTGGAAACAACGATGCACAGTGGAAATGGACAACTAACGAAAAGAAATTTGCTTCTAATAAAAAATATGATGCACTTATCGAAAAGTCAAAAGTTACTCAGGGAACTGAAAGAGATGCTCTTCTTTATGAAGCAGAAAAAATTCTTATGGACGAGATGATAACTATGCCTATCTACTACTATACTGGACCTATGATGGTGCAAGAATATGTTAAAGGATGGGAAAGAGACATCTTAGGAACTTGGTATTTCGGAAATGCAGAAATGGTAAAATAA
- a CDS encoding ABC transporter ATP-binding protein produces MSDIKKEDILLEVKNLKKYFESKKGFFGKKTQYVKAVDDVSFYIKKGETFGLVGESGCGKSTTGRTLIRLYDVTAGNIIFDGQDISNLKERDLIPFRKKIQMIFQDPYASLNTRMTVADIVGEPLDIHGIAKGQDRQNRIYELLEKVGLSKDHASRYPHEFSGGQRQRIGIARALAVDPEFIICDEPISALDVSIQAQVVNMLEDLQKELGLTYLFIAHDLSMVKHISDRIGVMYLGKMVEVAESDELYEKPAHPYTQALLSSIPIPDPELNAQMEREILEGDVPSPLNPPSGCRFRTRCKYAKEICSQQEPILQEVAPGHMAACHFSKDFYNNK; encoded by the coding sequence GTGTCTGATATAAAAAAGGAAGATATACTTTTAGAGGTAAAAAACTTAAAGAAATATTTTGAATCTAAAAAAGGTTTTTTTGGAAAAAAAACCCAATATGTAAAAGCAGTAGACGATGTTAGCTTTTATATAAAAAAAGGTGAAACCTTTGGATTGGTAGGAGAATCCGGATGTGGTAAATCAACTACAGGACGGACTCTTATAAGGCTCTATGATGTCACCGCTGGAAATATAATTTTTGACGGACAGGACATCAGTAACTTAAAAGAAAGAGACTTGATTCCATTTAGAAAAAAAATTCAAATGATATTCCAAGATCCATATGCTTCACTTAATACAAGAATGACTGTAGCAGATATTGTAGGTGAGCCTTTAGATATTCACGGTATTGCCAAAGGACAAGATAGACAAAACAGAATATATGAACTACTGGAAAAAGTCGGTCTAAGCAAAGACCATGCAAGCAGATATCCTCATGAATTCAGTGGTGGTCAAAGACAGAGAATCGGTATAGCCAGAGCTCTCGCAGTAGATCCAGAGTTTATCATCTGTGACGAACCTATCTCTGCTTTAGATGTATCCATTCAGGCACAGGTTGTTAATATGCTTGAAGATCTGCAGAAGGAATTGGGGCTTACTTATCTTTTCATAGCCCATGACCTTTCTATGGTAAAGCATATATCTGACAGAATAGGGGTAATGTATCTTGGTAAAATGGTTGAAGTGGCAGAAAGTGATGAACTGTATGAAAAACCTGCTCACCCCTATACCCAGGCACTCCTGTCTTCTATACCTATACCAGACCCTGAGCTCAATGCCCAGATGGAAAGAGAGATTCTAGAGGGAGATGTCCCAAGTCCTCTTAATCCACCTAGCGGATGTAGATTCAGAACAAGGTGCAAATATGCCAAAGAAATTTGCTCACAACAAGAGCCGATCTTACAAGAAGTTGCTCCTGGACATATGGCTGCCTGTCATTTTTCAAAGGACTTCTACAATAATAAATAA
- a CDS encoding alanine/glycine:cation symporter family protein, translated as MKEILGQLDSIIWGFPTLFVLVGTGIYLTVNLKGIQISKLVTAFKFLFEKDGNSDSKEGDVSGFAALCTALAATIGTGNIVGVATAIKLGGPGAIFWMWIAAFFGMSTKFAEGFLAIKYREKKDGEYSGGPMYYIEKGAKNKFLGKVFAFSGIMVALLGIGTFPQVNAVVEGVKGAIGIPTMTTGIVLTIAVALVTFGGIKRISQVASFLVPFMAVFYIVGGVVIMASNPSATMSAISLIIKSAFNGSAAVGGFAGAGIMMAMRAGVARGVFSNEAGLGSAPIAAASAKTDSPVKQGLISMIGPFLDTLIVCSITGIIVVSSGLWSQDGLSGSLLTSKAFEFYLGSYGSLIVNIGIIFFAFTTIIGWNFYGEKCTQYLFQKEAIKWFKVIFLVMIASGPFLKLDTIWLIADIVNGVMVIPNLVGLLVLRKVIVGETLAFFKEPVLKKV; from the coding sequence ATGAAAGAAATTTTAGGACAACTAGACAGCATTATATGGGGATTTCCTACACTTTTTGTACTTGTGGGAACTGGAATTTATCTTACTGTAAATTTAAAAGGTATTCAGATTTCAAAACTTGTAACAGCTTTTAAATTTCTATTTGAAAAAGACGGTAATTCTGATTCTAAAGAGGGAGATGTATCTGGATTTGCAGCCCTTTGTACAGCTCTGGCAGCTACAATCGGTACAGGTAATATCGTAGGTGTAGCAACTGCAATAAAGTTAGGAGGTCCAGGTGCTATATTCTGGATGTGGATTGCTGCTTTCTTTGGTATGAGTACAAAATTTGCAGAAGGATTTCTTGCAATCAAATACCGTGAAAAAAAAGACGGAGAATATTCAGGCGGACCGATGTATTATATCGAAAAAGGTGCTAAAAACAAATTTTTAGGAAAAGTATTTGCTTTTTCTGGAATAATGGTTGCCCTTTTAGGAATAGGGACTTTCCCACAGGTAAACGCAGTGGTAGAAGGTGTGAAAGGTGCCATAGGAATACCGACTATGACTACCGGTATTGTCCTTACAATAGCAGTAGCCCTTGTTACTTTCGGTGGAATCAAGAGAATTTCTCAGGTTGCTTCATTCCTTGTTCCATTCATGGCTGTATTTTATATAGTAGGTGGAGTTGTAATAATGGCTTCAAATCCTTCTGCTACAATGTCGGCTATATCTCTTATAATAAAATCTGCATTTAATGGAAGTGCAGCAGTAGGAGGTTTTGCAGGAGCTGGAATTATGATGGCTATGAGAGCCGGTGTTGCTAGAGGAGTATTCTCAAATGAAGCCGGACTTGGTTCAGCACCAATTGCAGCGGCTAGTGCAAAAACTGACTCACCTGTTAAACAGGGTCTAATATCAATGATAGGACCATTTTTAGATACTTTGATAGTTTGTAGCATTACTGGAATAATAGTTGTTTCATCAGGTTTGTGGTCTCAAGACGGTTTATCAGGATCATTACTTACTTCAAAGGCTTTTGAATTCTACCTTGGTTCTTATGGTTCTCTTATCGTGAACATTGGAATAATATTCTTTGCCTTTACTACAATAATAGGTTGGAACTTCTATGGAGAAAAGTGTACTCAGTATCTTTTCCAAAAGGAAGCTATCAAGTGGTTTAAAGTTATATTCCTTGTGATGATAGCATCAGGACCTTTCTTAAAGCTAGATACAATCTGGCTTATTGCCGATATAGTAAATGGTGTTATGGTAATACCAAATCTTGTTGGACTTTTAGTACTTAGAAAAGTTATTGTCGGAGAAACACTGGCTTTTTTCAAAGAACCAGTTCTTAAAAAGGTTTAG
- the tal gene encoding transaldolase, whose product MNKEIIRELDNLGQSLWLDFISRDIIQSGELKKLINAGLMGVTSNPSIFHNAIAKSNDYDNEIKELASNGRSVEEIYDELTVRDIQEAADILKPVYEKTAERDGYISLELNPLLAEDTEKTLSEGIRLHEKVNRENVMFKVPATDEGIVAIEELISRGICVNITLIFSPEQYRKTAEAYIRGLKRLADNNEDLTKVHSVASVFVSRIESMVDDLLEERGREDLAGQAAVANSMIIYSIYRGIENSPEFQELSRKGANLQRVLWASTGTKNSAYSDIKYVTELIAPDTVNTLPYNTLEKLIDHGTAKIALDADDSKANEIFRDLEDAGVSMNEVFNVLLKKGLSAFEDAYRELLASIEAKAKQ is encoded by the coding sequence ATGAACAAAGAAATCATAAGAGAACTAGATAATCTAGGTCAAAGTTTATGGCTTGATTTTATTAGTCGAGATATCATACAAAGCGGAGAACTAAAAAAACTTATCAATGCTGGGCTTATGGGTGTTACATCAAATCCTAGTATATTTCATAATGCCATAGCAAAAAGTAACGACTATGACAATGAAATAAAAGAACTAGCTTCTAATGGAAGATCAGTTGAAGAGATATACGACGAGTTAACTGTGAGAGATATACAGGAGGCGGCAGATATTCTGAAACCTGTGTATGAAAAAACTGCAGAAAGAGACGGGTATATAAGTCTAGAGCTTAACCCATTGTTGGCAGAAGACACAGAAAAAACCCTTTCAGAAGGAATAAGACTTCATGAAAAGGTAAACAGAGAAAATGTGATGTTTAAAGTTCCTGCAACTGATGAAGGGATAGTGGCTATAGAGGAGCTTATTTCTAGGGGTATCTGTGTAAATATAACACTTATATTTTCTCCAGAGCAGTACCGAAAGACGGCTGAAGCTTATATTAGAGGTCTAAAAAGGCTAGCTGATAATAACGAAGATTTAACCAAGGTTCACTCAGTTGCAAGTGTATTTGTAAGCAGAATAGAGAGTATGGTTGATGACCTTTTGGAAGAAAGAGGAAGAGAAGATCTTGCGGGACAAGCTGCTGTTGCAAACTCTATGATAATTTATTCTATTTATAGAGGGATTGAAAATTCTCCAGAGTTCCAAGAGCTATCTAGAAAAGGAGCTAACTTACAAAGAGTATTGTGGGCTTCTACTGGGACAAAGAATTCAGCTTACAGCGATATAAAATATGTTACTGAACTTATTGCTCCAGACACAGTAAATACTTTACCTTATAATACTCTTGAGAAATTGATAGATCACGGAACTGCTAAAATAGCCCTTGATGCAGATGATTCTAAGGCAAATGAAATTTTCAGAGATTTAGAGGATGCAGGGGTGTCAATGAATGAAGTCTTTAATGTCCTACTTAAAAAAGGACTGTCTGCTTTTGAGGATGCCTATAGAGAGCTTTTAGCTAGTATAGAGGCCAAGGCTAAACAATAA
- a CDS encoding ABC transporter permease, whose translation MGRFIVKRMIQMFITLYLVVTATFFLMHAIPGGPFTREKPLPPAVIEALEAKFKLDQPLHVQYFDYVKGVFTFDFGPSFQKVGVDVTDMIMKGLPASAKIGMMAVLVVLLIGIPLGIISALKQNKWEDYVVTILATIGVTIPSFVMATLIIYVFSAKLQVLPSFGLKTWKHFIGPVIALSGFSLAFVARLTRSSMLEVLQQDYIRTARAKGLSEFVVIGKHALKNALIPVITYVGPMIASILTGSFVIEKIFAIPGMGKYFVESVGNRDYTVIIGVTVFYAAFYIIMVFIVDVIYGIIDPRIKLHD comes from the coding sequence TTGGGTAGATTTATAGTAAAGCGTATGATACAAATGTTTATTACACTGTATCTTGTAGTTACTGCTACTTTCTTTTTGATGCATGCTATACCCGGAGGACCTTTTACTAGAGAAAAGCCTCTGCCGCCTGCAGTTATAGAGGCACTTGAAGCAAAATTCAAATTAGACCAGCCTTTACACGTACAGTATTTTGATTATGTTAAAGGGGTTTTTACTTTTGATTTTGGACCCTCATTCCAAAAGGTAGGGGTAGATGTGACAGATATGATTATGAAAGGACTTCCAGCCTCAGCAAAAATTGGAATGATGGCAGTATTGGTGGTTCTTCTCATCGGTATTCCACTGGGTATTATATCTGCATTAAAGCAAAACAAGTGGGAAGACTATGTGGTGACTATACTAGCCACAATAGGTGTAACGATTCCTAGTTTTGTAATGGCTACACTAATAATATATGTCTTCAGTGCAAAACTTCAGGTCCTTCCGTCCTTTGGACTTAAGACCTGGAAACACTTTATAGGGCCTGTTATCGCACTAAGCGGATTTTCCCTTGCTTTTGTAGCGAGACTAACACGTTCTAGTATGCTAGAGGTTCTGCAGCAGGATTATATAAGGACAGCAAGGGCTAAAGGATTGTCTGAATTTGTAGTAATCGGAAAACATGCACTTAAAAATGCTCTTATTCCAGTTATCACTTATGTAGGTCCTATGATCGCTAGTATCCTAACCGGATCATTTGTAATCGAGAAAATTTTTGCCATACCGGGTATGGGAAAATATTTCGTAGAAAGCGTAGGTAATAGAGATTACACAGTCATTATCGGTGTTACTGTTTTCTATGCTGCTTTCTATATTATTATGGTCTTTATAGTGGATGTAATCTACGGTATTATAGATCCGAGAATAAAGCTGCATGATTAG
- a CDS encoding ABC transporter ATP-binding protein, whose protein sequence is MSDKLLELKNVKTSFYTHLGEVQAVRGVSYHLERGEALGIVGESGSGKSVTSMSVMGLLQHPGKVKEGEILFKGENLLKKNSKEMMNIRGNEIAMIFQDPMTSLNPVYTVGDQIMEAIKIHQKVSKDEARKKAIEMLTLVGIPSPETRIDNYPHEFSGGMRQRAMIAIALSCKPDLLIADEPTTALDVTIQAQILKLMKDLKEKINTSIILITHDLGVVADVCSRVIVMYGGLIMEEGTTEEIFYRPKHPYTMGLLKSIPKLVEEERLIPIDGTPPDLLKPPVGCPFAARCDYAMNICLEEKPDYYSSSPNHRAMCWLLDENAPHVEVDTGVRRGAK, encoded by the coding sequence TTGTCGGATAAATTATTAGAGTTGAAAAATGTAAAAACCTCTTTTTACACTCACCTCGGAGAAGTTCAGGCTGTGAGAGGGGTGAGTTATCATCTTGAAAGAGGTGAGGCTCTCGGTATAGTAGGAGAGTCTGGCAGTGGTAAAAGTGTGACTTCCATGTCAGTAATGGGATTACTTCAGCACCCTGGAAAGGTAAAAGAAGGAGAAATTTTATTTAAGGGTGAGAATCTCTTGAAGAAAAACAGTAAAGAGATGATGAATATAAGAGGTAATGAGATTGCCATGATATTTCAGGATCCTATGACTTCACTAAACCCTGTTTATACTGTTGGTGATCAGATTATGGAAGCCATAAAAATTCACCAAAAAGTTTCAAAAGATGAGGCAAGAAAAAAAGCCATAGAAATGCTTACACTTGTTGGAATTCCGTCTCCTGAGACAAGAATAGACAACTATCCACACGAATTCAGTGGTGGTATGAGACAAAGAGCGATGATTGCCATAGCTTTATCTTGTAAACCGGATCTTCTTATAGCAGATGAACCGACTACTGCTCTTGATGTTACAATACAAGCTCAGATATTAAAACTAATGAAAGATCTGAAAGAAAAAATAAATACATCCATTATACTTATTACTCACGATCTTGGTGTAGTTGCTGACGTATGTTCTAGAGTTATAGTTATGTATGGCGGATTAATCATGGAGGAAGGTACTACTGAAGAGATTTTTTACAGACCAAAGCACCCCTATACAATGGGGCTCCTAAAATCCATCCCAAAACTAGTAGAGGAAGAGAGACTCATCCCAATAGACGGGACGCCTCCTGACCTTTTAAAACCACCAGTGGGCTGCCCTTTCGCAGCTAGATGTGACTATGCCATGAATATCTGCTTAGAAGAAAAACCAGATTACTATTCTTCTAGTCCCAATCACAGGGCTATGTGCTGGCTTCTCGATGAAAATGCGCCTCATGTAGAAGTAGATACCGGTGTCAGAAGGGGGGCTAAATAA